The proteins below come from a single Mesobacillus jeotgali genomic window:
- a CDS encoding CTP synthase, whose translation MAKYIFVTGGVVSSLGKGITAASLGRLLKNRGMNVTIQKFDPYINVDPGTMSPYQHGEVFVTDDGAETDLDLGHYERFIDINLNKYSNVTTGKIYSTVLKKERRGDYLGGTVQVIPHITNEIKDRVFRAGKETGADVVITEIGGTVGDIESLPFLEAIRQIKNDVGRDNVMYIHCTLVPYIKAAGEMKTKPTQHSVKELRSLGIQPNIIVLRTEMPISQDMKDKIALFCDIDKEAVIEAADADTLYSIPLALQEQKMDQLVCDHFKLDCGEADMTEWNALVEKVTHLSGKTKIALVGKYVELQDAYISVVESLKHAGYAFDSDIEIKWVNSEEVTEENVVELLNDVDGILVPGGFGDRGIEGKILATKYARENKVPFFGICLGMQLASVEFARHVLGLKDAHSAEIMPSTPYPIIDLLPEQKDVEDLGGTLRLGLYPCKLGEDTKAFAAYGDDLIYERHRHRYEFNNEYRQAMEKAGFLFSGTSPDGRLVEIIELKDHPWFLASQFHPEFTSRPTRPQPLFRDFIEASIKSRK comes from the coding sequence ATGGCAAAGTATATTTTTGTAACAGGCGGCGTAGTTTCGTCATTAGGTAAGGGGATCACGGCAGCTTCTCTTGGCAGATTGCTGAAAAATAGGGGCATGAACGTAACAATCCAGAAATTCGACCCATACATCAACGTGGACCCAGGAACAATGAGTCCTTACCAGCACGGCGAGGTTTTCGTTACAGACGATGGAGCTGAAACGGATCTGGACCTTGGCCACTACGAGCGCTTTATTGATATCAATCTTAATAAGTATTCTAACGTGACGACAGGAAAAATCTATTCAACTGTCTTGAAAAAAGAGCGTCGCGGGGACTACCTGGGCGGAACAGTGCAGGTTATCCCGCATATCACGAATGAAATCAAAGACCGCGTTTTCCGTGCTGGAAAAGAAACAGGCGCCGACGTAGTCATCACTGAAATCGGCGGTACAGTAGGGGACATCGAATCACTGCCGTTCCTTGAAGCGATCCGCCAGATCAAGAACGATGTTGGCCGTGACAATGTCATGTACATTCACTGCACATTGGTTCCTTATATCAAGGCGGCTGGTGAAATGAAGACGAAGCCAACCCAGCATAGCGTAAAAGAACTTCGCAGCCTTGGCATCCAGCCTAACATCATTGTTCTGCGTACAGAAATGCCAATTTCACAGGACATGAAGGATAAGATTGCTCTATTCTGTGACATCGATAAGGAAGCGGTAATCGAAGCTGCAGATGCTGATACATTATATTCAATTCCTCTTGCCTTGCAGGAGCAGAAGATGGACCAGCTTGTATGCGACCACTTCAAACTCGATTGCGGTGAAGCGGACATGACAGAGTGGAATGCTCTTGTTGAGAAAGTAACGCATCTTTCTGGTAAAACAAAAATTGCACTTGTCGGAAAATATGTTGAGCTTCAGGACGCCTACATTTCAGTGGTTGAATCATTGAAGCATGCAGGTTACGCATTTGACAGCGATATTGAAATCAAATGGGTAAACTCTGAAGAAGTAACAGAAGAGAATGTCGTTGAATTGCTGAACGACGTTGATGGCATCCTTGTTCCAGGTGGATTCGGTGACCGCGGTATCGAAGGGAAGATCCTTGCTACCAAATACGCTCGTGAAAACAAAGTGCCATTCTTCGGAATCTGCCTGGGCATGCAGCTGGCATCCGTTGAATTCGCACGCCATGTTCTTGGCCTGAAAGACGCTCACTCTGCGGAAATCATGCCAAGCACGCCATATCCGATCATCGACCTTCTTCCAGAACAGAAGGATGTCGAAGACCTTGGCGGAACACTTCGTCTTGGACTGTATCCATGTAAACTTGGTGAAGACACGAAAGCATTCGCGGCATATGGCGATGATTTGATTTACGAGCGCCACCGCCACCGTTATGAGTTCAACAATGAATATCGCCAGGCTATGGAAAAAGCAGGCTTTCTATTCTCTGGTACAAGCCCGGATGGCCGATTGGTAGAAATCATCGAACTGAAGGACCACCCATGGTTCCTGGCATCCCAGTTCCATCCTGAGTTTACATCAAGACCAACACGCCCGCAGCCATTATTCAGGGACTT
- the rpoE gene encoding DNA-directed RNA polymerase subunit delta: protein MSLSQYSKEELQEMSLIEVAYEILKEKKQAITFQELMAEIKSILKLDEADVSEKMVQFYTDINIDGRFMSQGEGRWGLRVWYPVDQIEEDNVTTVKPKKKKSKKAVDEDDLDLDEFDEIDEEDLDFDDIDEFDEDDDDALDDDDDDDDEEFDEDLEDTDDFEDDDELLEDEEEDEELALEDEDDEDEEL from the coding sequence TTGAGTTTAAGTCAATACTCAAAAGAAGAGCTTCAAGAAATGTCATTGATTGAAGTTGCCTACGAAATTTTAAAAGAAAAGAAGCAAGCGATCACGTTCCAAGAGCTGATGGCTGAAATCAAGAGCATTCTTAAGTTGGACGAGGCCGATGTAAGCGAAAAAATGGTTCAGTTCTATACAGATATAAACATAGATGGACGTTTCATGTCCCAGGGTGAAGGCCGCTGGGGACTTCGCGTCTGGTATCCTGTTGACCAAATCGAAGAAGACAATGTCACGACAGTCAAGCCTAAGAAGAAGAAGTCGAAGAAGGCAGTGGATGAGGATGACCTCGACCTTGACGAGTTCGATGAGATCGATGAGGAAGATCTTGACTTTGATGACATCGACGAATTTGATGAAGACGACGATGATGCCCTGGATGATGACGATGATGATGATGATGAAGAATTCGATGAGGATCTTGAAGACACTGACGATTTCGAGGACGATGACGAGTTGTTGGAAGACGAAGAAGAAGACGAAGAGCTGGCACTGGAAGATGAAGATGACGAGGACGAAGAACTGTAA
- the icmF gene encoding fused isobutyryl-CoA mutase/GTPase IcmF yields MPEMYKPKNHIRFVTASSLFDGHDASINIMRRIIQSLGGEVIHLGHNRSVEEVVNAAIQEDAQGIAISSYQGGHVEYFKYMYDLLKEKGASHIRIYGGGGGVIIPREIKELHEYGIARIFSPEDGRKYGLNGMIEQMIKECDFPTVTPEGVEEIEKLEAGDPNAVAKLITLAEQHVGSEKETAAAVETLMEKVKTLSKSVPVVGITGTGGAGKSSLTDELIRRFINEIPEKRVAILSVDPTKQKTGGALLGDRIRMNAIFSPRVYMRSLATRQSRSELSLAIKDAIDVVKAAGFDLVIVETSGIGQGNAGITDVCDVSMYVMTSEFGAPSQLEKIDMIDYADLIVINKFERKGSEDAKRQVQKQYQRSHMFFDKDLDEMPVYGTIASQFNDPGTNALFAALVNKINEKAGTDWTTSFSTSAVVEKQNVIIPNDRRYYLREISETVRGYHKHAAEQADLARRLFQLEGTIEVVKERETNSEVVSSLEVLKEEVEKKLTPESKYILENWESLKEKYSADQFVTKIRDKEIVTELRTKSLSGLSIPKVALPKYKDYGEILRWVYIENVPGSFPYTAGVFPFKREGEDPKRQFAGEGTPERTNRRFHYLSKDDNAKRLSTAFDSVTLYGEDPDYRPDIYGKVGESGVSVCSLDDMKKLYAGFDLCHPSTSVSMTINGPAPIILAMFMNTAIEQQVQKKEEELGRKLNDEEFAQVKEMTLQTVRGTVQADILKEDQGQNTCIFSTEFALRMMGDIQQYFIDEKVRNYYSVSISGYHIAEAGANPISQLAFTLSNGFTYVEYYLSRGMNIDDFAPNLSFFFSNGLDPEYSVIGRVARRIWATVMKNKYGANERSQKLKYHIQTSGRSLHAQEIDFNDIRTTLQALMALHDNCNSLHTNAYDEAITTPTEESVRRAMAIQMIITKEHGLTKNENPLQGAFIIEELTDLVEEAVLQEFERINDRGGVLGAMETQYQRGKIQDESMYYEMKKHSGELPIIGVNTYLNPNPPSEEEIDKMELARATKEEKETQIQNLEAFKGKNKDQSEDALKRLKETAVSGGNIFAELMETVKYASLGQITRALYEVGGQFRRNM; encoded by the coding sequence ATGCCGGAAATGTATAAACCAAAGAATCATATTCGCTTTGTGACAGCTTCAAGCTTGTTTGACGGTCATGATGCCTCAATCAATATTATGCGCAGGATTATCCAGTCACTGGGCGGCGAGGTCATCCACCTTGGCCACAACCGTTCTGTTGAGGAGGTCGTCAATGCCGCAATCCAGGAGGATGCACAGGGGATTGCGATTTCTTCCTATCAGGGCGGCCACGTAGAATATTTTAAGTATATGTACGATCTTTTGAAGGAAAAAGGAGCATCACATATCCGCATTTACGGCGGTGGCGGCGGCGTCATCATTCCGCGGGAAATAAAAGAGCTTCATGAATACGGAATCGCCCGGATTTTTTCACCGGAAGACGGCCGGAAATACGGCCTTAATGGCATGATCGAACAGATGATCAAGGAATGTGATTTCCCGACAGTTACTCCAGAAGGCGTCGAGGAAATCGAAAAGCTTGAGGCTGGGGACCCGAATGCAGTAGCCAAGCTGATTACGCTTGCCGAGCAGCATGTCGGTTCGGAAAAAGAAACAGCTGCGGCTGTTGAAACACTGATGGAAAAAGTAAAGACCTTGTCAAAATCTGTTCCGGTTGTTGGAATCACGGGTACAGGCGGAGCTGGTAAAAGCTCATTGACGGATGAACTGATCAGGAGATTTATCAATGAAATTCCTGAAAAGCGTGTAGCAATTTTATCTGTAGACCCTACTAAGCAAAAAACAGGCGGAGCACTTCTGGGCGACCGGATCCGCATGAACGCGATATTCTCTCCGCGCGTTTATATGCGCAGCCTTGCGACAAGGCAATCCAGATCAGAATTGTCGTTGGCAATTAAAGATGCGATCGATGTTGTCAAAGCAGCAGGCTTTGACCTGGTCATCGTCGAAACAAGCGGAATCGGACAGGGCAATGCTGGAATCACCGATGTCTGCGATGTCTCCATGTATGTGATGACAAGCGAATTCGGTGCGCCTTCACAGCTTGAAAAAATAGACATGATTGATTATGCAGACCTGATTGTCATTAATAAATTTGAGCGCAAGGGCTCAGAGGATGCAAAACGCCAGGTGCAGAAGCAGTATCAGCGCAGCCATATGTTTTTTGACAAAGACCTTGATGAAATGCCTGTGTATGGCACAATCGCCAGCCAGTTCAATGACCCGGGCACAAACGCGCTTTTCGCAGCCCTCGTCAATAAAATCAATGAAAAAGCAGGCACAGACTGGACGACATCCTTCTCTACCAGTGCAGTAGTCGAAAAACAGAATGTCATCATCCCGAACGACCGCCGTTACTACCTGCGTGAAATTTCGGAAACAGTTCGCGGGTACCATAAACATGCAGCCGAGCAGGCAGACCTTGCCCGCAGATTGTTCCAGCTGGAAGGTACAATCGAGGTGGTAAAAGAAAGAGAAACAAACAGCGAAGTAGTTTCCTCACTTGAAGTATTGAAGGAAGAAGTGGAAAAGAAGCTGACTCCTGAATCCAAATATATTCTCGAAAACTGGGAATCCCTCAAGGAAAAGTACAGTGCTGACCAGTTCGTGACGAAGATCCGCGATAAGGAAATCGTCACTGAGCTAAGGACTAAGAGCCTTTCAGGTTTAAGCATCCCTAAAGTGGCATTGCCAAAGTACAAGGACTATGGTGAAATTTTGCGCTGGGTATACATTGAGAACGTACCAGGAAGCTTCCCGTATACAGCGGGCGTATTCCCGTTCAAGCGTGAGGGTGAGGATCCAAAGCGCCAGTTTGCTGGTGAAGGGACACCGGAACGGACGAACCGCCGTTTCCATTACCTGTCCAAGGACGACAACGCGAAGCGATTGAGCACAGCTTTTGACTCTGTGACTTTATACGGAGAAGATCCTGATTACCGTCCGGACATTTATGGCAAGGTCGGCGAGAGCGGGGTCAGCGTTTGTTCGCTTGACGACATGAAAAAGCTGTATGCAGGATTTGACCTTTGCCATCCATCAACATCCGTGTCGATGACGATCAACGGACCGGCGCCAATCATCCTGGCCATGTTCATGAACACGGCAATTGAACAGCAGGTACAAAAGAAGGAAGAAGAGCTAGGGCGCAAGCTGAATGACGAAGAGTTTGCGCAAGTGAAGGAAATGACGCTCCAGACCGTTCGTGGAACGGTGCAGGCAGATATTTTAAAAGAAGACCAAGGACAGAATACTTGTATCTTCTCTACTGAATTTGCGTTAAGAATGATGGGCGATATTCAGCAGTATTTTATCGACGAAAAGGTCCGGAACTATTATTCTGTATCGATTTCCGGCTATCATATTGCCGAAGCAGGAGCGAACCCGATATCGCAGCTGGCCTTCACGCTATCAAATGGCTTCACATATGTTGAATACTATTTGAGCAGAGGCATGAACATCGATGATTTTGCGCCAAACCTGAGCTTCTTCTTCTCAAACGGTCTTGATCCTGAGTATTCTGTGATTGGCCGTGTTGCCCGCCGCATATGGGCGACAGTCATGAAGAACAAGTATGGCGCAAATGAGCGCAGCCAGAAGCTGAAGTATCATATCCAGACTTCCGGACGTTCACTTCACGCACAGGAAATCGACTTCAACGATATTCGTACGACACTTCAGGCATTGATGGCTTTGCATGATAACTGCAACTCGCTTCATACAAATGCTTATGACGAAGCAATCACAACGCCGACTGAGGAATCCGTCCGCCGCGCGATGGCCATCCAGATGATCATCACGAAGGAGCACGGCTTGACGAAGAACGAGAATCCGCTGCAGGGTGCGTTCATCATCGAAGAGCTGACGGATTTGGTAGAGGAAGCAGTCCTTCAGGAATTCGAACGGATCAATGACCGCGGAGGCGTGCTTGGCGCAATGGAAACACAGTATCAGCGCGGAAAAATCCAGGATGAGTCGATGTACTATGAGATGAAGAAGCATTCAGGGGAGCTGCCGATCATCGGTGTGAACACATACCTGAATCCAAATCCTCCATCCGAGGAAGAAATCGACAAGATGGAGCTGGCACGAGCGACGAAAGAGGAAAAAGAAACCCAGATTCAAAACCTTGAAGCCTTCAAAGGCAAAAACAAGGATCAATCCGAAGATGCACTAAAGCGCCTGAAAGAAACAGCCGTCAGCGGTGGCAACATTTTCGCTGAACTAATGGAAACGGTAAAATACGCAAGCCTTGGACAAATCACAAGGGCGCTATATGAAGTAGGCGGCCAGTTCCGCAGGAATATGTAA
- a CDS encoding TetR/AcrR family transcriptional regulator, with product MKKREVQASVKDERLVKKRRDQMIKGAVTLFKQKGFHRTTTREIARASGFSIGTLYEYIRTKEDVLYLVCDSIYDEVRDRLQENLDTNQGTLESLKVGIANYFKVMDDLQDEVLVMYQEVKSLTKDALPYVLKKEIEMVGMFEDVIQRCVENGELDLDEKHVKIIAHDIFVQGQMWGFRRWALRKLYTLEEYTELQTELLFKGIKGSEIL from the coding sequence ATGAAAAAGCGAGAAGTGCAGGCGTCGGTAAAAGATGAGCGTCTTGTGAAAAAAAGGCGCGACCAGATGATCAAAGGGGCCGTAACCCTTTTCAAGCAGAAGGGCTTCCACCGAACGACGACCAGAGAGATTGCCCGGGCTTCAGGCTTTAGCATCGGCACCCTTTATGAATATATCCGTACGAAGGAAGATGTGCTTTATCTTGTCTGTGACAGCATCTATGACGAGGTCCGCGACCGCCTTCAGGAAAATCTTGATACGAACCAGGGAACGCTTGAGAGCCTGAAGGTCGGGATCGCCAATTACTTCAAAGTAATGGACGATCTGCAGGATGAAGTGCTTGTCATGTACCAGGAAGTTAAATCGCTGACAAAGGATGCCCTTCCTTACGTGCTGAAAAAAGAAATCGAGATGGTGGGGATGTTTGAGGATGTCATCCAGCGCTGCGTCGAAAATGGCGAGCTTGACCTGGATGAGAAACACGTCAAAATCATCGCACATGATATTTTCGTTCAGGGGCAGATGTGGGGATTCCGCCGCTGGGCGCTAAGAAAGCTGTATACGCTTGAAGAGTATACAGAGCTGCAGACCGAACTGCTTTTTAAGGGGATAAAGGGGTCGGAAATATTATGA
- a CDS encoding acyl-CoA dehydrogenase, with protein sequence MNFRLSEEHEMIRKMVRDFARNEVAPTAAERDEEERFDREIFDKMAELGLTGIPWPEEYGGIGSDYLAYCIAVEELSRVCASTGVMLSAHTSLAGWPIYKFGNEEQKQKYLRPMAEGKSIGAYGLTEPGSGSDAGAMRTTAKEDGDHYVLNGSKIFITNGGVADIYVVFALTDPSSKHKGTTAFIVESDFAGFSVGKKEKKLGIRSSPTTEIIFEDCRVPKENILGEVGEGFKIAMMTLDGGRNGIAAQAVGIAQGALDAAVDYAKERQQFGKPIAANQGIGFKLADMATSVEASRLLTYQAAWLESEGLPYGKESAMSKLFAGDTAMKVTTEAVQVFGGYGYTKDYPVERFMRDAKITQIYEGTQEIQRLVISRMLTK encoded by the coding sequence ATGAATTTTCGATTATCCGAAGAACATGAAATGATCCGAAAAATGGTCCGTGATTTTGCAAGGAATGAAGTGGCTCCGACAGCTGCAGAGCGTGATGAAGAGGAACGCTTTGACCGCGAGATTTTTGACAAGATGGCCGAACTTGGCCTGACTGGTATTCCGTGGCCTGAGGAATACGGCGGCATCGGATCTGACTATCTTGCTTATTGCATCGCAGTTGAAGAGCTGTCACGTGTTTGTGCTTCAACAGGCGTTATGCTGTCCGCGCACACATCGCTTGCTGGCTGGCCGATCTACAAGTTCGGAAACGAAGAGCAGAAGCAAAAATATCTGCGACCAATGGCTGAAGGAAAAAGTATCGGTGCATATGGCCTTACTGAGCCGGGCAGCGGTTCAGATGCAGGTGCAATGAGAACGACGGCAAAAGAAGACGGCGACCACTATGTGCTTAACGGTTCAAAAATCTTCATCACAAACGGTGGTGTAGCGGATATCTATGTTGTGTTTGCATTGACTGATCCATCAAGCAAGCATAAGGGAACAACTGCATTCATTGTTGAAAGCGACTTCGCTGGATTCTCTGTCGGCAAGAAAGAGAAAAAGCTCGGCATCCGTTCATCTCCAACAACAGAAATCATCTTTGAAGATTGCCGCGTTCCGAAGGAAAACATCCTTGGCGAAGTGGGCGAAGGCTTCAAAATCGCGATGATGACGCTTGATGGCGGCCGCAACGGCATCGCTGCACAGGCGGTTGGAATCGCTCAAGGTGCGCTTGACGCTGCAGTGGATTATGCGAAAGAGCGTCAGCAATTCGGAAAGCCAATTGCGGCGAACCAGGGAATCGGCTTCAAGCTTGCAGATATGGCAACATCTGTTGAGGCTTCAAGGCTATTAACCTACCAGGCGGCATGGCTTGAGTCTGAAGGTCTTCCATACGGCAAGGAATCTGCGATGTCCAAGTTGTTTGCCGGCGACACTGCGATGAAGGTGACAACTGAAGCTGTCCAGGTATTCGGCGGCTACGGATACACGAAGGATTATCCGGTTGAACGCTTCATGCGCGACGCGAAAATCACGCAAATCTATGAAGGAACTCAGGAAATCCAGCGCCTCGTAATCTCCAGGATGCTGACGAAATAA
- a CDS encoding acyl-CoA dehydrogenase: MNLRFTEEQEMMRKMVRDFAQTEIAPFVEKMEEGEFPREILRKMGELGLMGIPVPEEYGGSEMDFISYIIAIHEISKVSATVGVILSVHTSVGTNPILYFGTEEQKKKYVPKLAAGDYLGAFCLTEPSAGSDAASLKTRAVKKDGHYVLNGSKVFITNGGEADVYIVFASTNPEAGTKGVSAFIVEKDTPGFIVGKDEHKMGLYGSRTVQLTFEDMKVPAENLLGQEGEGFKIAMSNLDAGRIGIAAQALGIAEAALEAATDYAKERVQFGKPIAAQQGVGFKLADMATSVEAAKLLIYRAAQLRSEGQKCGIEASMAKLFTSRTAVEVTTEAIQVFGGYGYTKDYPVERYFRDAKVTEIYEGTSEIQKIVISKQL, encoded by the coding sequence ATGAATCTGAGATTTACAGAAGAGCAGGAAATGATGCGCAAAATGGTACGGGATTTCGCGCAAACCGAAATTGCACCATTTGTTGAAAAGATGGAAGAGGGCGAGTTCCCGAGAGAGATTTTAAGAAAGATGGGCGAGCTTGGCCTGATGGGAATCCCGGTTCCCGAAGAGTATGGCGGATCGGAGATGGATTTCATCTCCTACATCATCGCGATCCATGAAATCTCAAAGGTCAGCGCCACGGTCGGCGTCATCCTTTCCGTCCATACATCCGTCGGAACGAATCCGATCTTGTATTTTGGTACGGAAGAGCAAAAGAAGAAATATGTGCCTAAGCTTGCAGCAGGCGACTATCTCGGGGCGTTCTGTCTGACAGAACCAAGCGCCGGATCGGATGCGGCCAGCTTGAAAACACGTGCAGTCAAGAAGGATGGGCACTATGTGTTGAACGGTTCGAAGGTATTCATCACCAACGGCGGCGAAGCAGACGTCTATATTGTGTTCGCTTCGACTAATCCGGAAGCTGGCACCAAAGGTGTATCCGCTTTTATCGTAGAAAAAGACACTCCAGGCTTTATCGTCGGCAAGGATGAGCACAAAATGGGTCTTTACGGCTCACGCACAGTCCAGCTGACATTCGAAGACATGAAGGTGCCGGCAGAAAACTTGCTTGGCCAGGAAGGCGAAGGATTTAAAATCGCGATGAGCAACCTCGACGCCGGGCGAATCGGGATTGCCGCCCAGGCTCTTGGGATTGCCGAAGCAGCCTTGGAAGCGGCTACTGACTATGCAAAAGAAAGAGTCCAATTTGGCAAGCCCATCGCTGCCCAGCAAGGCGTCGGCTTCAAACTGGCCGATATGGCAACATCCGTCGAAGCTGCAAAACTATTAATCTATCGCGCTGCCCAGTTACGCTCAGAAGGTCAAAAGTGCGGAATAGAAGCCTCCATGGCAAAGCTGTTCACATCACGCACAGCAGTAGAAGTCACCACAGAAGCCATCCAGGTATTCGGCGGCTACGGCTATACAAAGGATTATCCGGTAGAACGCTACTTCCGCGACGCCAAAGTAACCGAAATCTACGAAGGAACAAGCGAGATTCAGAAGATTGTTATTAGTAAGCAGTTGTAA
- a CDS encoding 3-hydroxybutyryl-CoA dehydrogenase, whose protein sequence is MSVKTIMVIGAGQMGSGIAQVCAHAGYDVFLNDLKPDFVERGLAGIKKNLNRQVDKGRMTAEQLDVIVGRITASTDLQDAGKTDLVIEAAVENMDIKAKIFAQLDEIAPEHAILASNTSSLPITEIAAATKRPEKVIGMHFMNPVPVMKLVEIIRGLATADEVYQTIEDITKTLEKVPVEVNDFPGFVSNRILMPMINEAIYTLYEGVATKEAIDEVMKLGMNHPMGPLTLADFIGLDTCLYIMETLHEGFGDDKYRPCPLLRKYVKAGWLGKKSGRGFYTYE, encoded by the coding sequence ATGAGTGTGAAAACAATTATGGTAATCGGTGCAGGACAAATGGGTTCAGGTATTGCACAAGTATGCGCACATGCAGGGTACGACGTTTTTTTAAATGACCTTAAGCCAGATTTTGTGGAACGCGGTCTGGCTGGCATCAAGAAAAACCTTAACCGTCAGGTGGACAAAGGCCGGATGACAGCTGAACAGTTGGATGTAATTGTTGGCAGAATCACTGCTTCAACTGATCTCCAAGATGCCGGAAAAACGGACCTTGTTATCGAAGCGGCTGTAGAGAATATGGACATCAAAGCGAAAATCTTTGCCCAGCTTGATGAAATTGCACCTGAACATGCAATCCTTGCTTCCAATACATCATCACTGCCAATCACGGAAATCGCTGCAGCGACAAAGCGTCCGGAAAAAGTCATCGGCATGCACTTCATGAATCCGGTGCCTGTCATGAAGCTCGTTGAAATCATCCGCGGACTGGCGACAGCTGATGAAGTCTATCAAACAATCGAAGACATCACCAAAACATTGGAAAAAGTCCCAGTTGAAGTCAATGACTTCCCAGGCTTCGTTTCAAACCGCATCCTGATGCCGATGATCAATGAAGCGATCTACACATTATACGAGGGTGTAGCGACGAAGGAAGCAATTGACGAAGTCATGAAGCTTGGCATGAACCACCCAATGGGACCGCTGACACTTGCAGACTTCATCGGCCTTGATACTTGCCTCTACATCATGGAAACACTTCACGAAGGCTTTGGCGATGACAAATACCGCCCTTGCCCGTTGTTAAGGAAATATGTAAAAGCAGGCTGGTTAGGCAAAAAATCAGGCCGCGGTTTCTACACGTACGAGTGA